Proteins encoded together in one Ogataea parapolymorpha DL-1 chromosome III, whole genome shotgun sequence window:
- a CDS encoding guanine deaminase — translation MLQSSALDNIGFTVYYGMLVHTPKIGDLEVIPNARVGVDSRGIITYVATGPLLTTIESEALNHDPSLQSISVVDITTSGFRKFFIPGFIDTHIHAPQFPNCGVFGNSTLFSWLTKYTYPVEMALEDPIKAKDVYNRVVQKTLSNGTTFCAYYATIHTTATNILADCAFKHGQRAYIGRSCMDCAKKEYTDQGLEDGIHSTKTVIEHIKSIDADYKLIKPILSPRNANKCSPEFMLWLAEQSREQGIPIQAHLSETEDEVEQILKMFPHCKTYTEIYDSHKLLTESSILGHCIFLSNEELKLINKRKSSISHCPTSNSCLTSGEARLRWIIDSGSKVGLGTDVSGGFSPSMLTTARHAVLVSRHVAMKTKSDHDKISVNESLYLATLGGAKVMGMEQELGSFEVGKKWECQLIDLDTKESPVDLFDFLNPSVEGLLAGDPSHISRFQDLIDKWVFNGDDRNVRRVYVNGRCVLDKD, via the coding sequence ATGTTGCAGTCAAGTGCTTTGGACAATATTGGATTTACAGTGTACTATGGCATGCTTGTTCACACTCCAAAAATAGGTGACCTGGAGGTGATTCCTAACGCAAGGGTAGGCGTGGACAGCCGCGGAATCATAACATACGTGGCAACAGGCCCTTTGCTGACTACCATCGAAAGTGAAGCTCTAAACCATGATCCGTCTCTCCAAAGTATCAGTGTCGTTGACATTACCACCTCTGGATTCAGAAAGTTCTTTATTCCTGGCTTCATAGACACTCATATTCACGCTCCTCAGTTTCCCAACTGTGGAGTTTTTGGTAACTCAACCCTATTTTCCTGGTTGACCAAGTACACATATCCAGTAGAAATGGCATTGGAGGACCCCATAAAGGCAAAGGACGTCTACAATAGAGTTGTTCAAAAGACTCTTTCTAACGGGACTACTTTTTGTGCATACTATGCCACTATTCATACGACTGCAACCAATATATTGGCTGATTGTGCTTTCAAACATGGCCAGCGTGCATACATCGGAAGAAGTTGTATGGACTGTGCAAAGAAAGAATACACGGATCAAGGTTTAGAAGACGGAATACACTCGACCAAGACGGTAATTGAGCACATAAAAAGCATTGACGCAGACTACAAACTGATTAAACCAATATTGAGTCCGCGGAACGCCAATAAATGCTCGCCCGAGTTTATGTTGTGGCTTGCAGAACAAAGCCGTGAACAAGGTATTCCGATCCAAGCACATCTTAGTGAGACTGAGGACGAAGTCGagcaaattttgaaaatgtttCCTCACTGCAAAACCTATACCGAAATATACGACTCCCACAAGCTCCTCACCGAGAGCTCCATTCTAGGGCACTGTATTTTTCTGAGCAATGAAGAATTGAAGCTTATCAATAAGCGCAAGAGCTCTATTTCGCATTGTCCAACTTCTAATAGCTGTCTTACGTCAGGAGAAGCCAGACTGAGATGGATAATTGACAGCGGGTCAAAAGTTGGCCTCGGCACCGACGTTTCAGGTGGATTTTCTCCATCGATGCTCACTACAGCAAGACACGCGGTCCTTGTTTCTCGACATGTTGCCATGAAAACCAAATCTGACCACGATAAAATTTCAGTCAACGAATCGCTGTACCTAGCAACTCTCGGAGGAGCAAAAGTGATGGGTATGGAGCAAGAGCTTGGATCATTTGAAGTGGGTAAAAAGTGGGAATGTCAGCTGATAGATCTAGACACCAAGGAATCTCCTGTTGAcctttttgatttcctAAACCCCTCTGTTGAAGGACTACTGGCCGGAGACCCATCGCACATTTCCAGGTTCCAGGATCTCATTGACAAATGGGTTTTCAATGGAGATGATAGAAACGTGAGAAGGGTGTATGTTAATGGTCGATGCGTACTTGACAAGGATTGA
- a CDS encoding Tannase, whose amino-acid sequence MCDSSYVQSLIPANGTLLGIEFIPSSVQAIIVDPSTQDSTSSGASSTSTYTSKYCSVTLEYTHTGKGDNVTVKYAFPSPDEFSNRFYLAGGGGYSLNSDATGGLTYGAVSGATSAGYDAFDYSLDEVFLYGNGSINWDATYMFSYQALGELTVVGKYLAREFYGLAQDEKLYTYFEGCSDGGREAMSQVQRWGDEYDGVIAGAPAFRFAQQQVLHVFPATVEHTLGYYPPTCELEKIVNATIEACDGLDGRIDGVISRTDLCALQFDLESLVGQPYYCAATTSSSLGFGFSKRDDASQTSDTPEQSGNITQEGIAVAKQIYDGLFNSDGERAYFSFRIGSSLDDADTTYNSDEDAWELNIPSTGGLYVQKFIKLLDLDNLENLDGVTYDTLIDWMKTGMYRYFDSLQTTVTDLTTFRNTGGKLIHYHGESDPSIPPASSIHYWQSVKDTMYGNLTFEESLKQLDDWYQFYLVPGAAHCGTNDLQPGPYPETNMEIMINWVENGVKPSGLNATVSEGKYASENQELCKWPTRPLWSSDNLSTFECSFDGASYESWTYELPAFKIPVY is encoded by the coding sequence ATGTGTGACTCGTCATACGTACAAAGTCTTATACCTGCCAACGGCACGTTGTTGGGAATTGAGTTCATTCCTTCCTCCGTTCAAGCCATTATTGTGGACCCATCAACTCAAGATTCAACTTCCTCGGGAGCCAGCTCAACTAGTACGTATACCTCCAAGTACTGCAGTGTCACTCTCGAGTACACTCATACAGGAAAGGGTGACAATGTGACTGTCAAATACGCTTTCCCAAGCCCTGATGAGTTTTCCAATCGGTTCTACCTtgctggaggtggtggaTACTCTCTGAATTCGGATGCTACAGGTGGACTTACTTATGGTGCTGTCAGTGGAGCTACCAGTGCTGGCTACGATGCCTTTGACTATAGCTTGGACGAAGTTTTTTTGTATGGCAACGGCTCCATCAATTGGGATGCAACTTACATGTTCAGCTACCAGGCTCTTGGTGAGCTGACCGTGGTGGGGAAATATCTCGCTAGAGAATTCTATGGTCTTGCCCAAGATGAAAAACTTTACACCTATTTCGAAGGATGTTCCGACGGAGGCCGTGAAGCAATGTCTCAGGTCCAACGATGGGGTGACGAATATGATGGTGTTATTGCTGGCGCTCCTGCATTTAGATTTGCTCAGCAACAAGTTCTTCATGTTTTCCCGGCCACAGTTGAGCACACACTTGGCTACTATCCACCAACTTGTgaactggaaaaaattgtgaATGCCACCATTGAAGCATGCGATGGCTTGGATGGCCGTATCGACGGAGTCATCTCACGAACCGATTTATGTGCACTGCAATTCGATCTTGAGAGCTTGGTTGGCCAGCCATATTACTGTGCTGCCACAACTAGTTCTTCCTTAGGTTTTGGTTTCAGTAAAAGAGACGATGCAAGTCAAACTAGCGATACGCCAGAGCAAAGCGGAAACATCACACAAGAAGGTATCGCAGTTGCAAAGCAGATTTACGACGGTCTGTTTAACAGCgatggagaaagagcttaCTTTTCTTTTAGAATTGGATCGTCTCTCGATGATGCCGATACGACATACAATTCCGATGAGGACGCTTGGGAGTTGAATATCCCTTCGACAGGTGGACTTTACGTCCAAAAATtcatcaagcttcttgatttGGATAACTTGGAGAACCTGGATGGAGTCACTTACGATACCCTGATTGACTGGATGAAAACTGGTATGTACAGATACTTCGACAGTTTGCAGACAACGGTCACTGACCTGACTACGTTCAGAAACACCGGAGGAAAACTGATCCACTACCATGGAGAGTCCGATCCAAGTATTCCTCCAGCATCTTCAATTCACTACTGGCAGAGTGTGAAAGACACAATGTATGGAAACCTGACCTTTGAAGAGAgtctcaagcagcttgatgaCTGGTACCAATTTTATCTCGTCCCAGGAGCCGCACATTGCGGCACAAATGATTTGCAACCAGGACCTTATCCAGAGACCAACATGGAAATCATGATCAACTGGGTCGAGAATGGCGTGAAACCAAGTGGTCTCAATGCTACAGTTTCGGAAGGTAAATATGCTTCAGAAAACCAGGAACTGTGCAAGTGGCCAACTCGTCCACTCTGGAGCTCTGACAACCTTTCAACGTTTGAGTGCTCCTTTGACGGGGCCTCGTACGAGAGCTGGACCTATGAATTACCAGCTTTCAAAATCCCTGTCTATTAA
- a CDS encoding putative transcriptional regulatory protein → MSEVVNSQLVPQKPFDPLITMLNDVEKQYLHNVRQFVLSSVKYHQALKYLLPLAHDNKPVLYALCAWGASLRPEDSSKGSSLLLKSMSLCNRLYGEVVQSNANVSQQKLLELVASLTSHVIVGSSIGSSFAWSSNFFKLCIVYKKFGLHAFEKNPRNTDFTTWLLRSFFYHDVLKLTSRRNSKTAFPLSEYKRILDHENSPNRDVSMDQYNPLMGCCVELFLLLAELNNFYDEYSRRVEAVFVYYNRLNPLLDTNDTNAQYEIITGPEYLEYENARIEFHDWLDNQSRNLMDKITSAKPNLPNISSLEDVQQNEILLTYFEATQVTLQLFLLSKIRRMSSLDYEVKGLMLHLFSAMRVLLNSNLSPYLSFPLLIAGVVAAERHDRLTVKMLYLGIVSRNGETNIQRIWTIIEELWKLNPDGNKHLDWQSVIDRLGYNICVW, encoded by the coding sequence ATGTCGGAGGTCGTCAACAGTCAGCTGGTACCACAGAAACCGTTTGATCCTTTGATTACGATGCTGAACGATGTTGAGAAGCAATATTTACATAACGTGAGGCAATTCGTGTTATCATCTGTTAAGTATCATCAAGCTTTGAAATATCTACTCCCACTGGCTCATGATAACAAGCCGGTGCTATACGCTCTATGTGCATGGGGAGCCTCTTTGCGTCCGGAGGATTCTTCAAAAGGATCGTCTTTGTTACTGAAGTCAATGAGCCTATGCAATCGACTTTATGGAGAAGTTGTACAATCGAATGCCAACGTTTCACAGCAAAAACTTCTCGAGCTAGTTGCGAGTCTGACAAGTCACGTTATTGTCGGCTCCTCTATAGGAAGCTCTTTTGCTTGGAGCTCcaatttcttcaaactGTGCATAGTCTATAAAAAATTTGGCCTTCACGCATTTGAAAAGAATCCCAGGAATACTGACTTTACCACTTGGTTACTTCGTTCCTTTTTTTATCATGATGTGTTGAAGCTCACTTCGAGAAGAAACTCAAAGACTGCTTTTCCGCTGTCTGAATATAAAAGAATTTTGGACCATGAGAACAGCCCCAATCGGGATGTCTCAATGGACCAGTACAACCCTTTGATGGGCTGTTGCGTGGAACTATTTTTGCTTTTGGCAGAGCTTAACAATTTCTACGACGAATACAGCAGGCGAGTCGAGGCAGTTTTCGTATACTATAATCGGCTAAATCCTCTGCTTGATACAAATGATACGAATGCACAGTACGAGATTATCACAGGTCCTGAGTATCTTGAATATGAAAATGCGCGCATAGAGTTTCATGATTGGCTCGATAATCAAAGCAGGAATCTGATGGATAAAATCACATCCGCAAAGCCAAATTTACCAAATATCTCCAGCTTGGAGGACGTTCAGCAGAATGAGATTTTGTTGACATACTTTGAAGCAACACAAGTCACATTGCAGCTATTTCTTCTCTCGAAAATCCGCCGCATGTCTTCTCTCGATTATGAAGTTAAGGGTCTTATGCTTCATCTATTCAGTGCTATGAGAGTTTTGCTAAACTCAAACCTTAGCCCATATTTATCATTTCCCTTGTTAATAGCCGGAGTGGTCGCTGCAGAACGACACGACCGACTGACAGTGAAAATGCTATATCTAGGAATTGTGAGCCGCAACGGGGAAACAAACATACAGCGGATCTGGACAATAATCGAGGAATTGTGGAAGCTGAACCCAGATGGGAATAAGCACCTAGATTGGCAGAGTGTCATTGACCGACTGGGCTACAACATATGTGTCTGGTAA
- a CDS encoding D-galactonate transporter translates to MSTQLTEKDNANTELYHVQTPKDFIDYTPEEERRVVRKIDLYVLPFMCLVFFSQYLDKTSLSYAAVFGVKTDLNLDGNQYSWLTSGFYLAQLVSQFFYMYLLSLLPIKIVTGVCVVLWAAVCMLHAAPHNFGGFLAMRMLLGFFEGCVSPSFVIVTSMYYKKSEHGLRTAIWISCNAITQVLATFLFYGIGKGEKHLNMAVWRVGYLVCGAVTIVAGLLFCVMVPLKPSNAWFLNERERQVAVHRILAESDRGEKNSWDWGQAKECLTDWGTWSSFLFGFCVTVTSGPILFASLMINNFGYDEFKTMEYSSPSGAVQFLAIWVGVAMLWKYPNQRCIIIMILTLVPIIGNIMLICMRKDNGWGLIVGAWLGACITSFYSICLSLNASNVRGNTKKSIVNNAFYVGYSLAGIVYPQWWNYSKDPTYLTGLITDLAFWALFEVLVFAYRWKCIKENKRRDELFKTGALPEYDPDLDLTDKQDLYHRYSY, encoded by the coding sequence ATGTCTACGCAACTAACAGAAAAGGATAACGCTAACACAGAGCTCTATCATGTTCAGACTCCAAAGGATTTCATTGACTATACTCCCGAGGAAGAACGCAGGGTGGTTCGAAAGATAGATTTGTATGTTTTGCCTTTCATGTGCTTGGTGTTTTTTTCTCAGTACTTGGATAAAACATCATTGTCTTatgctgctgtttttggagttAAAACGGACTTGAATCTGGACGGGAATCAATACAGCTGGTTAACATCTGGCTTCTATCTTGCGCAGTTAGTTTCTCAGTTCTTCTACATGTATCTTTTGAGTTTGCTCCCAATTAAGATTGTCACAGGAGTCTGTGTGGTTCTTTGGGCAGCGGTGTGCATGTTGCATGCTGCTCCTCACAACTTTGGGGGATTTTTAGCTATGAGAATGCTTCTGGGCTTCTTCGAGGGCTGTGTGTCACCATCGTTTGTCATTGTCACCTCGATGTACTACAAAAAATCGGAACACGGTCTGAGAACAGCAATATGGATCTCTTGCAATGCTATCACGCAAGTTCTCGCAACGTTTTTGTTTTATGGAATCGGAAAAGGCGAGAAACATTTAAATATGGCGGTCTGGAGAGTTGGATACCTAGTTTGTGGAGCAGTTACTATTGTGGCTGGTCTTCTGTTTTGTGTCATGGTTCCCCTGAAACCATCAAATGCTtggtttttgaacgagagGGAGCGCCAAGTGGCTGTCCACCGTATTCTTGCTGAATCTGAcagaggagaaaaaaattcttGGGATTGGGGTCAGGCCAAAGAATGTTTGACAGACTGGGGTACTTGGAGCTCTTTTCTGTTTGGCTTTTGCGTGACCGTTACGTCGGGTCCTATTCTTTTTGCTAGTTTGATGATCAACAATTTCGGAtacgacgagttcaaaaCTATGGAATACTCATCTCCTTCCGGGGCAGTTCAATTTTTGGCTATTTGGGTTGGAGTGGCAATGCTATGGAAGTATCCTAATCAGCGATGCATCATTATTATGATTCTTACTCTGGTTCCAATCATTGGAAATATCATGCTAATTTGCATGCGCAAAGACAATGGGTGGGGTCTGATAGTCGGAGCTTGGCTTGGGGCCTGTATCACGTCGTTCTATTCCATATGTTTGAGTTTAAATGCTTCGAACGTCCGTGGAAACACCAAGAAATCCATTGTCAACAACGCGTTCTACGTTGGCTACTCGCTTGCCGGTATTGTCTATCCGCAATGGTGGAATTACAGTAAAGACCCTACCTATTTGACTGGTCTGATTACCGACTTGGCATTCTGGGCATTATTTGAGGTGCTCGTTTTTGCTTACAGATGGAAATGCATAAAGGAAAATAAAAGAAGAGACGAACTGTTCAAAACGGGCGCTTTGCCAGAATACGATCCTGATTTGGACCTCACTGATAAACAAGATTTATACCATAGATATAGTTATTAG
- a CDS encoding Purine permease has product MVTGTLLLLLAVYLSGNGMKNWGGGSNCLQYGGGCSTGSHDFEWGSRAYIGLGFCTFISIVIINLVGSPIMKSSSIILGLVIGCIISAACGYWDASGIQAAPAADFLWTKNYTYSVDGSLILALLLMFIVEGISCIPDILATAEASHEKTSGVEFQSRIQGGIMCDALGSLLASVGGGLPMVSQAANNGVILLTGCASRKAGWVAAVLLILMGVFSKISATFAALPLPVFGGMQVFLFGTIGVAGIKVLSSVPWTRRNRFILSCGLGWGFAGTVVSSWFDQILAYSGSNQALAGFLEGIDLIVETPFIFGAIIVCFLNLIIPDGNKEPDDTAGVV; this is encoded by the coding sequence ATGGTCACTGGCACActgcttcttctgcttgCTGTTTACCTTTCTGGAAACGGTATGAAAAACTGGGGAGGAGGTAGTAATTGCCTGCAATATGGTGGAGGATGCAGCACCGGCTCTCACGATTTTGAGTGGGGATCTCGAGCATACATTGGACTGGGATTTTGCACTTTCATATCCATTGTTATCATCAACCTTGTTGGATCGCCAATTATGAAAAGTTCGTCGATTATTTTGGGGCTTGTCATAGGATGCATCATATCAGCAGCGTGTGGCTACTGGGATGCATCAGGTAtccaagctgctcctgcAGCAGACTTCCTTTGGACCAAGAATTATACTTACTCGGTGGATGGATCCTTGATTCTTGCGCTTTTACTAATGTTTATTGTTGAAGGTATCAGTTGCATACCTGATATTCTTGCCACAGCAGAGGCAAGTCACGAAAAAACGTCTGGTGTCGAATTCCAGTCTCGTATTCAAGGAGGAATAATGTGCGATGCATTAGGCAGTCTATTGGCCTCCGTCGGTGGGGGACTCCCTATGGTCTCTCAGGCTGCTAACAATGGAGTTATCCTGCTCACGGGATGCGCTTCGAGAAAAGCAGGATGGGTTGCAGCTGTGTTGCTGATTCTGATGGGtgttttctccaaaatatcTGCTACTTTTGCGGCCTTGCCTCTGCCCGTGTTTGGTGGAATGCAAGTATTTCTCTTCGGAACTATTGGTGTTGCCGGGATAAAAGTTCTCTCATCGGTCCCATGGACCAGGCGGAATCGCTTTATTCTTTCATGTGGTCTTGGATGGGGATTTGCAGGCACTGTAGTTTCCTCTTGGTTTGACCAAATTTTAGCTTACAGTGGCTCAAATCAAGCTCTGGCAGGGTTCCTTGAAGGAATTGACCTTATTGTCGAGACTCCATTCATTTTTGGCGCCATAATCGTCTgctttttgaacttgatAATACCCGACGGCAACAAGGAACCAGATGACACTGCAGGTGTAGTATAA
- a CDS encoding Allantoate permease, with protein sequence MSKEWMKDGTDTFLSTVISLNEKGIHLNEKDLDDAAKYTGLAEDYTLDREYEKKFVRKIDWYILPMVAALMSCQLMDKTTNSYAALMGLRTDLNMSSKEYSWVGSSFYLGYLVFEYPAGLALQKLPLSKTLSAAVIIWGIVLMCHAACQSAATFLLCRTLLGVFEGFMNPAYILLTSQWYKKEEQFMRTCFWYGSQGLGTLLGAAIAYGLKVHRDGEHSFASWRLFYIITGVITVFLGVASMLHIPDLPVKAWFLNEEDKRCCVERARHNQQGFGNHRLKLPQLREAALDPTTYLIFIYAMTYAIPNGGLNNFGTILLNSDFGFSTTDSMLMNMPGGAIDVVIPPLVAIINHKFLKDKRLISMILVNLLCVLGTCLLIFTGPKGSRLAGYYIIYTSTTCMAGIASIVSSNVAGHSKKVAVSTVFLIGYCAGNMIGPQTFVEAQAPDYIGAKTAMLVCYCVGAAAMAAMYVIYYTRNRKRGEPPAETGDLAFADLTDKQNPDFRYEL encoded by the coding sequence ATGTCGAAAGAATGGATGAAAGATGGAACAGACACGTTTCTATCGACCGTGATATCGCTGAATGAAAAGGGTATTCACTTGAATGAAAAGGATCTTGACGATGCGGCAAAATACACAGGACTCGCAGAAGATTATACGTTAGATCGTGAATACGAGAAGAAGTTCGTGAGAAAGATCGACTGGTATATCTTACCAATGGTTGCAGCATTAATGTCGTGTCAGTTGATGGACAAAACGACCAACTCTTATGCGGCACTCATGGGGCTTCGGACAGATCTTAATATGAGCTCGAAAGAGTATAGTTGGGTTGGATCATCTTTTTATCTGGGCTATTTGGTTTTTGAGTACCCTGCTGGGTTAGCCTTACAAAAGTTACCCTTGTCAAAAACTTTATCTGCGGCAGTGATTATTTGGGGCATTGTACTAATGTGTCATGCTGCTTGCCAATCCGCTGCAACATTTCTTCTCTGTCGTACATTGTTAGGAGTGTTCGAAGGATTTATGAACCCAGCATACATCTTACTGACCTCTCAATGGtacaagaaggaggaacAGTTTATGAGAACTTGTTTTTGGTACGGTTCTCAAGGCTTGGGAACTTTATTGGGTGCAGCAATTGCCTACGGGCTGAAAGTTCACAGAGACGGAGAACACTCGTTCGCCTCGTGGAGGCTGTTCTACATAATCACTGGTGTGATCACGGTTTTCCTTGGTGTTGCCTCCATGCTTCATATCCCAGATCTTCCAGTGAAAGCTTGGTTCTTAAATGAAGAAGATAAACGTTGTTGTGTTGAAAGAGCTCGACACAATCaacaaggttttggaaaccACCGACTGAAATTGCCTCAACTAAGAGAAGCTGCTCTTGATCCAACAACGTACCTAATCTTCATCTATGCCATGACCTACGCTATTCCAAATGGGGGCCTCAATAATTTTGGAACAATTTTACTCAACTCAGACTTTGGATTCAGCACGACCGACTCAATGTTGATGAACATGCCTGGTGGTGCCATTGATGTTGTCATCCCTCCTTTAGTGGCTATCATCAACCACAAATTTTTGAAGGATAAACGACTTATTTCTATGATACTGGTCAATCTTCTTTGCGTGCTTGGTACCTGTCTTCTCATCTTTACAGGCCCTAAGGGATCCAGACTCGCAGGATACTATATCATTTATACATCAACAACATGTATGGCGGGAATAGCATCTATCGTTTCATCCAATGTGGCTGGCCACTCGAAAAAGGTTGCCGTCAGCACTGTTTTCCTCATTGGATACTGTGCTGGAAATATGATTGGGCCCCAAACATTTGTTGAGGCGCAGGCTCCGGATTATATTGGTGCTAAGACTGCGATGCTGGTGTGTTATTGTGTTGGAGCAGCCGCTATGGCGGCAATGTATGTGATTTACTACACAAGAAACCGCAAGCGAGGAGAGCCACCAGCTGAGACTGGAGATCTTGCTTTTGCAGATCTGACGGACAAGCAAAACCCAGATTTCAGATACGAGCTTTAA
- a CDS encoding putative transporter — translation MSAIKEDTLEEVKSIIQEGEVVEVREGAKVLDHKLERRICRKFDYRILPLTALMYLFNSLDKSNISNAKTDGIDNDLHIVGQQWNTMLSIFYIPFVLCAFPLSLLIKKYNAANVIPIMMFSFGSITLLLVSAFDYGSLVAGRWFLGMCESAFFPGIVYYLSTFYRRAELARRLSIFYGAFNIANAFSGLLSYGVFQIESSRLHGWQILFLIEGALTVAFSVVAFLYLPRSVQQVKFLTEEERECAVWRISTDSSSMVGDKLSIKDSLKVFRHPIAIMWMFQEICIGVPLNSYSNWFPQIVQSLGHGTVITNLYTVAPNVWGAISLMILCFASDYTRTRSLFVGIAVASTLIGFVVFGTIDSATHTGVAYFSCFLMTTGVSASSVLTSTWYNNNTPNENRRMVISAIGIPLANASGLIASNIFRAKDAPKYIPALGITAAFGGAALITIVLITIYMVVDNKRRDKAQGTKLTFRDVPTYLLAEGPSNPSYRWMY, via the coding sequence ATGTCAGCTATCAAGGAGGACACATTGGAGGAGGTCAAATCAATCATTCAGGAGGGggaggttgttgaggtgCGCGAGGGAGCCAAAGTGCTCGATCATAAGCTCGAAAGAAGAATTTGCCGGAAGTTTGACTACCGGATTCTACCTTTGACAGCCTTGATGTACCTTTTCAATTCCTTGGACAAATCCAACATATCTAATGCAAAAACGGACGGTATTGATAATGATCTCCACATCGTTGGACAACAGTGGAATACTATGCTCTCCATCTTCTATATTCCTTTCGTTCTCTGTGCCTTTCCGCTTTCGTTACTGATCAAAAAGTACAATGCAGCCAATGTGATTCCAATCATGATGTTCAGCTTTGGAAGCATTACATTGCTTCTTGTTTCAGCTTTTGATTACGGCTCGTTGGTCGCAGGAAGATGGTTCTTAGGAATGTGTGAGTCGGCCTTTTTCCCAGGTATTGTTTATTATTTGAGTACATTCTACCGCAGAGCAGAACTGGCTAGAAGGCTGTCAATCTTCTACGGTGCCTTCAACATTGCTAACGCATTCTCTGGACTGCTGTCCTATGGTGTCTTTCAAATCGAAAGTTCGCGTCTACACGGTTGGCAAATTTTGTTCCTAATTGAAGGAGCGTTGACGGTCGCATTTTCTGTGGTTGCGTTTTTGTATCTGCCGAGATCCGTTCAACAGGTTAAGTTCCTCACAGAGGAAGAAAGAGAATGTGCTGTGTGGAGAATATCGACGGATTCGAGTTCCATGGTTGGAGACAAACTATCAATCAAAGACTCTCTGAAAGTATTCAGACATCCTATCGCAATCATGTGGATGTTCCAAGAAATTTGCATTGGAGTTCCATTGAATTCCTATAGCAACTGGTTCCCACAAATTGTCCAGTCACTTGGTCACGGAACTGTCATCACAAACCTCTACACAGTTGCTCCAAATGTCTGGGGTGCTATTTCCTTGATGATACTATGTTTCGCTTCTGACTACACTAGAACTCGTTCCTTGTTTGTTGGAATTGCTGTTGCGTCTACCCTCATTGGATTTGTTGTTTTCGGAACGATCGACTCGGCGACTCATACGGGGGTTGCTTATTTCTCTTGCTTCCTGATGACTACCGGTGTCTCTGCTTCTTCAGTTTTGACGTCCACTTGGTACAACAACAACACGCCAAACGAAAACAGAAGAATGGTTATATCGGCTATTGGCATTCCTCTTGCCAACGCTTCTGGACTGATTGCGAGTAACATATTCAGAGCCAAGGATGCTCCAAAATATATTCCTGCACTCGGAATCACCGCAGCTTTTGGTGGTGCGGCTCTCATCACTATAGTATTAATCACTATTTACATGGTGGTCGATAACAAGCGCCGAGACAAGGCTCAGGGCACAAAACTAACCTTCAGAGATGTTCCAACATATTTGCTGGCAGAAGGCCCATCCAATCCTAGCTATAGATGGATGTATTAA
- a CDS encoding Sorbose reductase SOU1, whose amino-acid sequence MTIPTVETPNTFEGRFVNPPGPVLAPNVLDLFSLKNKVCVVTGAGRGIGYHIAEAYAQAGGRIAIWDYEEPTKAAAKITENTGAETKSYGCDVGDQQKVKETVDQIVKDFGTIDVFVANAGIHIVTDGVIDTLDEDGSRWSKVMNVNLNGVYNCSKAVGRVFKERGSGSLIFTGSMSGHIVNIPIHHAAYNTSKAGVIHFAKCLAMEFKDFARVNTVSPGYIDSGINNHVDPALRETWQKEIPLGREGYPRELIGAYLYFASDASTYATGSDLIVDGGYTIH is encoded by the coding sequence ATGACAATACCAACTGTAGAGACCCCAAATACATTCGAAGGAAGATTTGTTAATCCCCCAGGGCCAGTTTTGGCGCCCAACGTCCTAGACCTTTTCTCATTGAAGAACAAAGTCTGCGTTGTAACCGGAGCTGGCCGAGGAATTGGCTACCACATTGCAGAAGCCTACGCGCAAGCCGGTGGACGTATAGCTATTTGGGATTACGAGGAACCAACGAAggcagcagccaaaatCACTGAGAACACTGGTGCAGAAACAAAATCCTACGGGTGTGACGTTGGAGATCAGCAGAAGGTTAAAGAAACCGTCGATCAAATAGtcaaagattttggaaCCATTGATGTTTTTGTTGCGAATGCTGGTATCCATATTGTTACAGACGGAGTTATTGATACTCTGGATGAGGATGGGTCGAGATGGTCTAAAGTTATGAACGTTAATCTCAATGGAGTTTACAATTGTTCGAAAGCAGTTGGTAGAGTATTCAAAGAACGGGGGTCAGGATCATTGATTTTTACCGGATCTATGTCTGGTCATATAGTGAATATACCAATTCATCATGCAGCTTACAACACAAGCAAGGCGGGGGTTATTCACTTTGCAAAGTGTCTTGCAATGGAATTCAAAGATTTTGCCCGAGTCAATACAGTTTCACCCGGATACATTGATTCTGGAATCAACAACCATGTAGACCCCGCTCTACGTGAAACATGGCAGAAAGAGATTCCTCTTGGAAGAGAGGGATATCCCCGGGAATTGATTGGGGCCTACCTCTATTTTGCTTCGGACGCATCCACATACGCCACTGGGTCGGACTTAATTGTCGATGGTGGCTACACCATTCATTAG